The following are from one region of the Halorussus rarus genome:
- a CDS encoding SDR family NAD(P)-dependent oxidoreductase, whose amino-acid sequence MPDRLASKVAVVVGASSGIGRGVATRFADAGATVAVGGLHRSPEGGGTATHEAISERGGDAVFVECDLTDQRSVDNAVEATVSEFGRVDVAVNCAGAMTRGPVTETAEEDIRQVLDVNLTGAIRFAKGVLPELVETDGTLITVSSEAAERGIESLPVYCASKGGVNALTRQLAVEYGPQGVNVNAIAPGTTKTAINEEVRREDPDWVDERVADIPVGMLNEPEDVAELGVYLASDAAKKVNGEIVNIDGGTTAK is encoded by the coding sequence ATGCCAGATCGATTGGCTTCGAAAGTCGCCGTGGTCGTCGGCGCGTCCTCGGGCATCGGCCGCGGCGTCGCCACCCGGTTCGCCGACGCGGGCGCGACCGTCGCGGTCGGCGGCCTCCACCGGTCGCCGGAGGGCGGCGGTACCGCGACGCACGAAGCGATCTCTGAGCGCGGCGGCGACGCCGTCTTCGTCGAGTGCGACCTCACCGACCAGCGGTCCGTCGACAACGCCGTGGAAGCGACCGTCTCGGAGTTCGGCCGCGTCGACGTCGCGGTCAACTGCGCGGGGGCGATGACCCGCGGCCCGGTCACCGAGACCGCGGAGGAGGACATCCGGCAGGTCCTCGACGTGAACCTGACCGGCGCGATCCGCTTCGCGAAGGGGGTCCTGCCCGAACTGGTCGAGACCGACGGGACGCTGATCACCGTCTCCTCGGAGGCGGCCGAGCGCGGCATCGAGAGCCTGCCGGTGTACTGCGCGAGCAAGGGCGGCGTGAACGCGCTCACCCGGCAGCTCGCGGTCGAGTACGGCCCGCAGGGGGTCAACGTGAACGCCATCGCGCCCGGCACGACGAAGACCGCCATCAACGAGGAGGTCCGCCGGGAGGACCCCGACTGGGTCGACGAGCGCGTCGCCGACATCCCCGTCGGCATGCTGAACGAACCGGAGGACGTCGCGGAGCTCGGCGTCTACCTCGCCTCGGACGCCGCGAAGAAGGTCAACGGGGAGATCGTGAACATCGACGGCGGGACGACCGCGAAGTAG
- a CDS encoding Ldh family oxidoreductase, with protein MGGDDSGSTVRIDDGDLRRFVGQVLRESGVADDCADRVAEGLVRADLRGVSSHGVARLEAYVENFEAGGFDPDPDVAITALGDATAVVDADDGPGQVAARAGMETAMELATETGVGAVTVTNSNHFGTAAGYTEFASENDFVGLAMTNVGPDVIPFGGAEPLLGTNPISFSVPTDREFPVTLDMATSVVAMGKIQEVARREDDEIPAEWAVDADGEPTTDPHEAVAVRPLGGPKGYGLGIVVDVFSGLLSGAGPSPSVGPLYDDYDEPMRLGHFLAAVDVETFRDVGAFKRDVGDYVDRLKAVEPRDGFDEVLVPGEIEARKLREQREYGVELRPGAVESLRSLAETYGVPFPEAIS; from the coding sequence ATGGGTGGGGACGACAGCGGTTCGACAGTTCGCATCGACGACGGCGACCTCCGGCGGTTCGTCGGTCAGGTGCTCCGCGAGAGCGGCGTCGCGGACGACTGCGCCGACAGGGTCGCCGAGGGGCTCGTCCGGGCCGACCTCCGGGGCGTCAGCTCCCACGGGGTGGCCCGGCTCGAGGCCTACGTCGAGAACTTCGAGGCCGGCGGGTTCGACCCCGACCCGGACGTGGCCATCACCGCGCTGGGCGACGCGACGGCGGTCGTCGACGCGGACGACGGTCCCGGGCAGGTCGCGGCCCGCGCCGGGATGGAGACCGCGATGGAGCTCGCGACCGAGACCGGCGTGGGCGCCGTGACCGTCACGAACAGCAACCACTTCGGCACGGCGGCGGGGTACACCGAGTTCGCCTCGGAGAACGACTTCGTCGGCCTCGCGATGACGAACGTCGGGCCCGACGTCATCCCGTTCGGCGGCGCCGAACCGTTGCTCGGGACGAACCCCATCTCGTTCTCGGTCCCGACCGACCGGGAGTTCCCCGTCACGCTCGACATGGCGACCAGCGTCGTCGCCATGGGGAAGATCCAGGAGGTGGCCCGGCGGGAGGACGACGAGATTCCGGCCGAGTGGGCGGTCGACGCCGACGGCGAACCGACGACCGACCCGCACGAGGCCGTCGCGGTGCGACCGCTGGGCGGACCGAAGGGGTACGGGCTCGGCATCGTGGTCGACGTGTTCTCCGGCCTCCTGTCGGGAGCGGGGCCGAGTCCCTCGGTGGGACCGCTCTACGACGACTACGACGAACCGATGCGCCTCGGCCACTTCCTGGCCGCGGTCGACGTCGAGACGTTCCGGGACGTGGGGGCGTTCAAACGGGACGTCGGCGACTACGTCGACCGACTGAAGGCGGTCGAACCTCGGGACGGGTTCGACGAGGTGCTGGTGCCCGGCGAGATCGAGGCGAGGAAGCTCCGGGAGCAGCGAGAATACGGCGTCGAACTCCGTCCCGGGGCGGTCGAGAGCCTCCGGTCGCTCGCCGAGACCTACGGCGTTCCGTTCCCCGAGGCGATCTCGTAG
- a CDS encoding ABC transporter ATP-binding protein, producing MTRIEVESLTKQFGPVTAVDGISFDVEGEEFLSIVGPSGCGKTTTLRCIAGLETPSGGRIRYDGADVTDVPVNERNIAMMFQSIALYPHMTLRNNIGYPLKVSGVPRNELNDEVEAAAEVMQIDEDLDKYPGELSGGQQQRVALARTVVGDSVALLMDEPLSDLDAKLKVEIRKEIQRIHGRIGEPAIYVTHDQEEAMTMSDRIVVMNEGRIEQIGDVDEVYDYPNNRFVAEFIGNPSMNFVTGSLSELSDATATVEIEENEIAFDVERLADGRDGGVTVGVRPQNVSLSGEGVRAFAGTIRLLEPIGDRTLATIDGPQGELSALIPRDAPVAEGEETEIYFDSAELYLFDPESTTLIARSS from the coding sequence ATGACTCGCATCGAGGTCGAGTCGCTCACGAAGCAGTTCGGCCCGGTGACGGCGGTCGACGGCATCAGCTTCGACGTCGAGGGCGAGGAGTTCCTCTCCATCGTCGGGCCGTCGGGGTGCGGGAAGACGACGACGCTGCGGTGCATCGCGGGACTCGAGACGCCCTCCGGGGGGCGCATCCGGTACGACGGCGCTGACGTCACCGACGTCCCGGTGAACGAGCGCAACATCGCGATGATGTTCCAGTCCATCGCGCTGTACCCCCACATGACGCTCCGGAACAACATCGGCTACCCGCTGAAGGTGAGCGGCGTTCCCCGGAACGAACTGAACGACGAGGTCGAGGCGGCCGCCGAGGTGATGCAGATCGACGAGGACCTGGACAAGTACCCGGGCGAACTGAGCGGCGGCCAGCAACAGCGCGTCGCGCTCGCCCGGACGGTCGTCGGCGACTCGGTGGCGCTGTTGATGGACGAGCCCCTGAGCGACCTCGACGCGAAGCTCAAGGTCGAGATCCGCAAGGAGATCCAGCGCATCCACGGGCGCATCGGCGAGCCGGCCATCTACGTCACCCACGACCAGGAGGAGGCGATGACGATGAGCGACCGCATCGTGGTGATGAACGAGGGCCGCATCGAGCAGATCGGCGACGTCGACGAGGTGTACGACTATCCGAACAACCGGTTCGTGGCCGAGTTCATCGGCAACCCCAGCATGAACTTCGTGACCGGGTCGCTGTCGGAGCTGTCGGACGCGACCGCGACCGTCGAGATCGAGGAGAACGAGATCGCGTTCGACGTCGAGCGACTCGCCGACGGGCGCGACGGCGGCGTCACGGTGGGCGTCCGGCCGCAGAACGTCTCGCTGTCCGGGGAGGGCGTTCGGGCGTTCGCCGGTACGATACGGTTGCTCGAACCCATCGGCGACCGCACGCTCGCGACCATCGACGGCCCGCAGGGGGAGCTCTCGGCGCTGATACCCCGGGACGCCCCGGTCGCCGAGGGCGAGGAGACCGAGATCTACTTCGACAGCGCGGAGCTGTACCTGTTCGACCCCGAGAGCACGACGCTCATCGCGCGGAGCAGCTGA
- a CDS encoding ABC transporter substrate-binding protein, with amino-acid sequence MTGERDSGDDARTGDGESGATGSDHSRRRVMKLVGASSVAGLSGLSGYADPTAVAQQTTTQGGDWPDLSGTEVHFLTDESSEAFTNFFQRVKSDFERDTGATVNLDLVNLGEQGQRLAQLLQAGDPPDVMQAVQTRVVQLQHQGVAAPVNSAMSDMLDRYGEPVGGTRVQVDGDDYGVPCWINPSGQWYREDIYNQEPTDWDTMLAQAEQADDPNGTRGTSIPLAPALCNDSFFLAYLYTNEGRVCARDDNGQVQCVMDQGDNRQRWIETLEFLGNLYQYSPTNANAGCSQQVQAIPTGTSAEAGYVGARPKVQSVQQDVPFADQVRASFVPSNRTSQSHANSIAYMTFQGANTEAANTFVSYMFQERYFIDLLLLTPIHNNPSYPSIRENQAYQQGLNQLSDAWTDQDVETSLAFADEILPFSQETSPPNPYAGTIYSSKLLVDILNDATINERDPAAIVDDYAGQIQSVIDQSRG; translated from the coding sequence ATGACGGGGGAACGTGACTCGGGAGACGACGCGAGAACGGGGGACGGAGAATCGGGCGCGACCGGGAGCGACCACAGTCGGCGGCGGGTGATGAAGCTGGTCGGCGCGAGTTCGGTCGCCGGCCTGTCCGGACTGTCGGGATACGCGGACCCGACCGCGGTGGCCCAGCAAACGACGACCCAGGGCGGCGACTGGCCCGACCTTAGCGGGACGGAGGTCCACTTCCTGACCGACGAGTCGAGCGAGGCGTTCACCAACTTCTTCCAGCGGGTCAAGAGCGACTTCGAGCGCGACACCGGCGCGACCGTCAACCTCGACCTGGTGAACCTCGGCGAGCAGGGCCAGCGGCTCGCCCAGCTGTTGCAGGCCGGCGACCCGCCGGACGTGATGCAGGCTGTCCAGACGCGGGTGGTCCAGCTCCAGCACCAGGGGGTCGCGGCGCCGGTCAACTCGGCGATGTCGGACATGCTCGACCGCTACGGCGAGCCCGTGGGCGGGACGCGGGTGCAGGTCGACGGCGACGACTACGGCGTGCCGTGCTGGATCAACCCCTCGGGCCAGTGGTACCGCGAGGACATCTACAATCAGGAGCCGACCGACTGGGACACGATGCTGGCCCAGGCCGAGCAGGCCGACGACCCGAACGGGACGCGGGGCACGTCGATTCCGCTCGCGCCCGCGCTGTGCAACGACTCGTTCTTCCTGGCGTACCTCTACACCAACGAGGGCCGGGTGTGTGCGCGCGACGACAACGGGCAGGTCCAGTGCGTCATGGACCAGGGGGACAACCGTCAGCGGTGGATCGAGACCCTGGAGTTCCTCGGGAACCTCTACCAGTACTCGCCGACCAACGCGAACGCCGGCTGCTCCCAGCAGGTGCAGGCGATTCCGACCGGGACGTCGGCGGAGGCGGGCTACGTCGGGGCCCGACCCAAGGTCCAGAGCGTCCAGCAGGACGTGCCGTTCGCCGACCAGGTCCGGGCGTCGTTCGTGCCGTCGAACCGGACGTCTCAGAGCCACGCGAACTCCATCGCGTACATGACGTTCCAGGGCGCGAACACGGAGGCGGCCAACACGTTCGTCAGCTACATGTTCCAGGAACGGTACTTCATCGACCTGCTGCTGCTGACGCCCATCCACAACAACCCCTCGTACCCGTCCATCCGGGAGAACCAGGCGTACCAGCAGGGACTGAACCAGCTCTCGGACGCCTGGACCGACCAGGACGTCGAGACCTCGCTCGCGTTCGCCGACGAGATACTGCCGTTCAGCCAGGAGACGTCGCCGCCGAACCCGTACGCGGGAACCATCTACAGCTCGAAGCTGCTGGTCGACATCCTGAACGACGCGACCATCAACGAGCGGGACCCGGCCGCCATCGTCGACGACTACGCCGGCCAGATCCAGTCCGTGATCGACCAGTCGCGGGGGTAG
- a CDS encoding carbohydrate ABC transporter permease, with amino-acid sequence MATDTQTEDQSLRERRLRYRNSLYEFLSRRRVMAAFTILPALLLFVFITLGPIVWAVAAGFYEIPVFVPTWEFVWFDNYVELLTEETFWMTVWRSVVFAGGSTAFQLVVGTGIALLVNRQFRFSNVVQAVVILPYMIPTAVLGFMALWIGNAQWGVLNGVLIELGLLDNPFSWFGNHSTAMLSVILTSSWKFTIFVTIMVLARLQSIPQDHYEAARVAGASSYQVFRDITLPNLKNVIFIVILLRGVWMFNKFDIVYVLTGGGPGDATRTAPIYAYELGFGLTRLGKAAAMSTLLFVFLVAVALVYFRVLEPAEGVRTE; translated from the coding sequence ATGGCTACCGATACACAGACCGAGGACCAGTCGCTCCGCGAACGGCGGCTCCGATACCGGAACTCGCTGTACGAGTTCCTCTCGCGGCGACGAGTCATGGCCGCCTTCACCATCCTGCCCGCGCTGCTGCTGTTCGTCTTCATCACGCTCGGGCCCATCGTCTGGGCCGTCGCGGCGGGGTTCTACGAGATCCCGGTGTTCGTCCCGACGTGGGAGTTCGTCTGGTTCGACAACTACGTCGAGCTGCTCACCGAGGAGACGTTCTGGATGACGGTCTGGCGGTCGGTCGTCTTCGCCGGCGGGTCGACCGCGTTCCAGCTCGTCGTCGGCACCGGCATCGCGCTGCTCGTCAACCGCCAGTTCCGGTTCTCGAACGTCGTCCAGGCCGTCGTCATCCTGCCGTACATGATTCCGACGGCCGTGCTCGGCTTCATGGCGCTGTGGATCGGCAACGCCCAGTGGGGCGTCCTCAACGGGGTGCTGATCGAACTGGGTCTCCTCGACAACCCGTTCAGCTGGTTCGGTAACCACAGCACGGCGATGCTGTCGGTTATCCTCACGAGCAGCTGGAAGTTCACCATCTTCGTCACGATAATGGTGCTCGCCCGGCTCCAGAGCATCCCCCAGGACCACTACGAGGCCGCCCGGGTGGCGGGCGCCTCCTCCTACCAGGTGTTCCGGGACATCACACTGCCGAACCTCAAGAACGTCATCTTCATCGTCATCCTGCTCCGGGGCGTCTGGATGTTCAACAAGTTCGACATCGTCTACGTGCTGACCGGCGGCGGGCCGGGCGACGCGACCCGCACCGCGCCCATCTACGCCTACGAACTGGGCTTCGGACTCACCCGACTCGGGAAGGCGGCGGCGATGTCGACGCTCCTGTTCGTCTTCCTCGTCGCCGTCGCGCTCGTCTACTTCCGGGTGCTCGAACCCGCCGAGGGGGTGCGTACCGAATGA
- a CDS encoding carbohydrate ABC transporter permease — MSNPPETPDDAASAVATDGALSYRQIRLLKRAGLGLAIALVLAVVLFPILWMFHTSLRPQSQIFIESVPLVPEVISLVHYRTLLFETEFPQFYANSIVVSLGVVSLTVVLSTLGGYGLARLDFRFKRKFARLVLFGYMFPAILLSIPMFIIWTEINLTNNLFGLVLAETALSLPFSLWLMWQFFQTVPRSLEESARTAGATRFQAFKDVAIPLAKPGMIAVALFSYAVSWNEYTIPKVLMSDRSKWPLTVGLFTLSEGQRVFWGQIMAASIMIVLPAFVFVIVLRKYLLEGFRTGL; from the coding sequence ATGAGCAACCCGCCCGAGACGCCCGACGACGCCGCCAGCGCGGTGGCGACCGACGGCGCCCTGAGCTACCGCCAGATCCGGTTGCTGAAGCGGGCAGGCCTGGGCCTCGCGATCGCTCTCGTGCTGGCCGTCGTCCTCTTTCCGATCCTCTGGATGTTCCACACGTCGCTGCGCCCCCAGAGCCAGATATTCATCGAATCGGTCCCGCTGGTGCCGGAGGTGATCTCGCTGGTCCACTACCGGACGTTGCTGTTCGAGACCGAGTTCCCGCAGTTCTACGCCAACAGCATCGTCGTCTCGCTCGGGGTGGTCTCGCTGACCGTGGTGCTGTCGACGCTCGGGGGGTACGGGCTGGCCCGGCTGGACTTCCGGTTCAAGCGGAAGTTCGCCCGGCTCGTGCTGTTCGGGTACATGTTCCCGGCGATCCTGCTCTCGATTCCGATGTTCATCATCTGGACCGAGATCAACCTCACGAACAACCTGTTCGGACTGGTGTTGGCCGAGACGGCGCTCTCGCTGCCGTTCTCGCTCTGGCTGATGTGGCAGTTCTTCCAGACGGTCCCGCGGTCGCTGGAGGAGTCCGCCCGGACCGCGGGAGCGACCCGGTTCCAGGCGTTCAAGGACGTCGCGATCCCGCTCGCCAAGCCCGGGATGATCGCGGTCGCGCTGTTCTCCTACGCGGTGTCGTGGAACGAGTACACGATCCCGAAGGTGCTGATGTCCGACCGGAGCAAGTGGCCGCTGACGGTCGGCCTCTTCACACTGTCGGAGGGCCAGCGGGTCTTCTGGGGTCAGATCATGGCCGCCAGCATCATGATCGTCCTCCCGGCGTTCGTCTTCGTGATCGTGCTTCGGAAGTACCTCCTCGAGGGGTTCCGGACCGGGCTGTGA
- a CDS encoding NAD+ synthase has product MRRSPPVESTAPRDRTGLSPDELRERAATLLRETVEDADAEGVVVNMSGGVDSSATAALAADALGADRVSGLLLPTAQNRAANTRDARQLAVDLGVEYDHVPLQSALDAFERSVGPKIAPGGDRYAVGNLAARLRMACAYFVANATSRLVVGTSNRSERLLGYFTKYGDGGADVLPLADYYKTEVRRLAGDLEVPDDVIEKPPTAGFWSGQTDESELGAPYETLDGVLRSLVDEDRDVPATARARDVDEGRVRQYAATVARTAHKRSRPPTPTRRTAAGDPRPTFASDRAGAARLADRLTESVREYVERADADGVVVNMSGGLDSSAAAALAAEALGPDRVYVLHLPCHKGTDAATVDPGSLATDLGIDYARVNVHPVVSEIERRLPTEVTRSAGTRELGNLVARLRMACAYYVANATSRLVLGTTNRTERLLGYFTKYGDGGVDLRPLGNCYKTEVSALGRYLDLPAEVLDQPPTAGFRAGQTDEGDFGIPYETLDRVLARLVDGDLGVARTADALDLDPEPVRRCAAWHLDTRHKRTVPPTPRRLETTDRPRYFHEVELNFR; this is encoded by the coding sequence ATGCGACGGTCCCCGCCGGTCGAGTCGACCGCGCCCCGCGACCGGACCGGCCTCTCGCCGGACGAACTGCGGGAGCGCGCCGCGACACTCCTCCGCGAGACGGTCGAGGACGCCGACGCCGAGGGCGTGGTCGTCAACATGAGCGGCGGGGTCGACTCCTCGGCCACGGCCGCGCTGGCGGCCGACGCGCTCGGCGCGGACCGGGTGTCGGGGCTGTTGCTCCCGACCGCACAGAACCGGGCGGCGAACACCCGGGACGCCCGCCAGCTCGCGGTCGACCTGGGCGTCGAGTACGACCACGTGCCGCTCCAGTCGGCGCTCGACGCCTTCGAGCGGAGCGTCGGGCCGAAGATCGCGCCCGGCGGCGACCGGTACGCGGTCGGGAACCTCGCGGCCAGGCTGCGGATGGCGTGCGCCTACTTCGTGGCCAACGCCACCTCCCGGCTCGTGGTCGGCACGAGCAACCGGAGCGAGCGGTTGCTGGGCTACTTCACCAAGTACGGCGACGGCGGCGCCGACGTCCTCCCGCTCGCCGACTACTACAAGACCGAGGTCCGACGACTCGCTGGAGACCTCGAGGTTCCCGACGACGTAATCGAGAAACCCCCGACTGCGGGGTTCTGGTCGGGCCAGACCGACGAGTCGGAGCTCGGCGCGCCCTACGAGACGCTCGACGGCGTGCTCCGGTCGCTGGTGGACGAGGACCGGGACGTTCCGGCAACCGCCCGGGCGCGGGACGTCGACGAGGGCCGGGTCCGGCAGTACGCCGCCACGGTCGCCCGGACCGCCCATAAGCGCTCGCGGCCGCCGACGCCGACCAGGCGGACCGCGGCCGGCGACCCCCGGCCGACGTTCGCGTCCGACCGGGCCGGGGCGGCCCGGCTCGCCGACCGGCTGACCGAGTCCGTCCGCGAGTACGTCGAGCGCGCCGACGCCGACGGGGTCGTCGTCAACATGAGCGGCGGGCTGGATTCGAGCGCGGCGGCCGCGCTCGCGGCCGAGGCGCTCGGTCCCGACAGGGTCTACGTCCTCCACCTCCCCTGTCACAAGGGGACCGACGCCGCGACGGTCGACCCGGGGTCGCTGGCGACCGACCTGGGCATCGACTACGCCCGGGTGAACGTCCACCCGGTGGTCTCGGAGATCGAGCGCCGCCTGCCGACCGAGGTGACCCGGTCCGCCGGGACCCGGGAACTCGGCAACCTCGTCGCGCGCCTCCGGATGGCGTGCGCCTACTACGTCGCCAACGCCACCTCCCGGCTGGTCCTGGGAACGACCAACCGGACCGAACGGCTGCTGGGCTATTTCACCAAGTACGGCGACGGCGGGGTCGATCTCCGGCCGCTGGGCAACTGCTACAAGACGGAGGTCAGCGCGCTCGGCCGGTATCTCGACCTCCCGGCCGAGGTGCTCGACCAGCCGCCGACCGCCGGGTTCCGCGCCGGCCAGACCGACGAGGGCGACTTCGGGATTCCGTACGAGACCCTCGACCGGGTGCTCGCCCGGCTTGTCGACGGCGACCTCGGCGTGGCCCGGACCGCCGACGCACTCGACCTCGACCCCGAGCCGGTCCGGCGGTGCGCGGCATGGCACCTCGACACCCGGCACAAGCGGACGGTCCCGCCGACGCCGCGCCGGCTCGAGACCACCGACCGGCCGCGGTACTTCCACGAGGTCGAACTCAACTTCCGGTGA
- a CDS encoding P-II family nitrogen regulator has translation MSETDGDIELVMAIVRPDRLGDVKAALAEVGAPSLTVTDVSGRGSQPAKTEQWRGEEYTVDLHQKVKIECVVADVPAEDVVAAIQEAANTGEPGDGKIFVLPVSDAVQVRTGKSGVDAV, from the coding sequence ATGAGTGAGACCGACGGCGACATCGAACTCGTGATGGCCATCGTCAGGCCCGACCGGCTCGGCGACGTCAAGGCCGCGCTCGCCGAGGTCGGCGCGCCCAGCCTCACCGTCACCGACGTCAGCGGTCGGGGCAGCCAGCCCGCCAAGACCGAGCAGTGGCGCGGCGAGGAGTACACGGTCGACCTCCACCAGAAGGTCAAGATCGAGTGCGTCGTCGCCGACGTCCCCGCCGAGGACGTGGTCGCCGCCATCCAGGAGGCGGCCAACACCGGCGAACCCGGCGACGGCAAGATATTCGTCCTCCCCGTGTCGGACGCGGTCCAGGTCCGCACCGGCAAGAGCGGCGTCGACGCGGTCTGA
- a CDS encoding ammonium transporter, translating to MVDLAALQQFTELASGVNTVWVLTVSFLIFFMQPGFALLEAGQVRAKNVANVLMKNLMDWGMGVIVYFLVGLGIAGVAATLTASGSSGLASSFSYINDSGSWVSWLFGAVFAMTAATIVSGAVAERIKFKAYVFYSIGLTAVIYPVVQGFAWGGGLLSSSGFIGSALGVGYLDFAGATVVHMLGGVAGLVGAWMVGPRRGRFDETGESNPIPGHSITFAVLGTFILAFGWYGFNVGTQATVLAVEDGGLTFMGDALGRVALNTTLGMGGGAVAAALTTVYTEGKPDPLFTANGLLAGLVGVTGAVPHVTWWGGLALGVIAGVQTPLVYRWVVDSLKIDDVCGVFAVHGSAGAIGTLLIPVFAVGGFSAIQFVMQAIGIGVIALWTVVTTWLVFKLADVTVGLRVDDEDEQLGLDRSEHGYTAYPEFVEGTTSDSGRRPSGAGESGPVATDGGASASEVSRDE from the coding sequence ATGGTTGACCTCGCCGCACTCCAGCAGTTCACCGAACTCGCGAGCGGGGTCAACACCGTCTGGGTGCTGACCGTGTCGTTCCTCATCTTCTTCATGCAGCCGGGCTTCGCGCTGCTGGAGGCCGGCCAGGTCCGGGCGAAGAACGTCGCCAACGTCCTCATGAAGAACCTGATGGACTGGGGCATGGGCGTCATCGTCTACTTCCTGGTCGGACTCGGTATCGCGGGCGTGGCCGCCACGCTGACGGCGTCGGGCTCGTCCGGACTCGCCTCGTCGTTCAGCTACATCAACGACTCCGGGTCGTGGGTCAGCTGGCTGTTCGGCGCGGTGTTCGCGATGACCGCCGCCACCATCGTGAGCGGGGCGGTCGCAGAGCGCATCAAGTTCAAGGCGTACGTGTTCTACTCGATCGGCCTGACCGCGGTCATCTACCCCGTCGTCCAGGGCTTCGCCTGGGGCGGCGGCCTGCTGTCGTCGAGCGGCTTCATCGGCTCGGCGCTCGGCGTCGGCTACCTCGACTTCGCGGGCGCCACGGTCGTCCACATGCTGGGCGGGGTCGCCGGTCTCGTCGGCGCGTGGATGGTCGGCCCGCGGCGCGGGCGCTTCGACGAGACGGGCGAGAGCAACCCCATCCCCGGCCACTCCATCACGTTCGCGGTGCTCGGAACCTTCATCCTGGCGTTCGGCTGGTACGGCTTCAACGTCGGCACCCAGGCGACGGTGCTCGCCGTCGAGGACGGCGGGCTCACCTTCATGGGCGACGCGCTGGGCCGGGTCGCGCTCAACACCACGCTCGGCATGGGCGGCGGCGCTGTCGCGGCCGCCCTCACCACGGTGTACACCGAGGGCAAGCCCGACCCGCTGTTCACGGCCAACGGCCTGCTCGCGGGTCTCGTCGGCGTCACCGGCGCGGTCCCCCACGTCACGTGGTGGGGCGGTCTCGCGCTCGGCGTCATCGCCGGCGTCCAGACCCCGCTCGTCTACCGGTGGGTCGTCGACTCGCTCAAGATCGACGACGTCTGCGGCGTGTTCGCGGTCCACGGCAGCGCGGGCGCCATCGGCACCCTGCTCATCCCGGTGTTCGCGGTCGGCGGCTTCTCGGCAATCCAGTTCGTGATGCAGGCCATCGGCATCGGCGTCATCGCACTCTGGACCGTCGTCACCACGTGGCTGGTGTTCAAACTGGCCGACGTGACGGTCGGGCTCCGCGTCGACGACGAGGACGAGCAGCTCGGCCTCGACCGGAGCGAGCACGGCTACACCGCCTACCCCGAGTTCGTCGAGGGGACGACCAGCGATTCGGGCCGGCGCCCGAGCGGTGCCGGCGAGAGCGGTCCGGTCGCCACCGACGGCGGTGCCAGCGCGTCGGAGGTGAGCCGGGATGAGTGA
- a CDS encoding rubrerythrin-like domain-containing protein has product MVQHTPDTGVPTKQYECRECLTRVTADEHRSTCPECQGQLRNVAVPRE; this is encoded by the coding sequence ATGGTTCAACACACCCCAGACACGGGCGTACCGACGAAACAGTACGAGTGCAGAGAGTGCCTGACGCGGGTCACCGCCGACGAACACCGGTCGACCTGCCCGGAGTGCCAGGGACAGCTCCGGAACGTCGCCGTCCCGCGCGAGTAG
- a CDS encoding NUDIX hydrolase translates to MSTQAVTYVQKACAYITRGDDELLVFEGPEHDGLQIPKGTIESEENPRTAVFREVAEESGLGAVGPTRHLTTDVWTRRRSPPKRYVRHFFHASVHEPRDSWTHTVTSEGEERGLEFEFSWVDLPASEEFALELDDYVHLLGATA, encoded by the coding sequence ATGTCTACCCAAGCCGTAACGTACGTCCAGAAGGCCTGCGCGTACATCACGCGCGGGGACGACGAACTGCTCGTGTTCGAGGGGCCGGAGCACGACGGATTGCAGATTCCGAAGGGGACCATCGAGTCCGAGGAGAATCCGCGCACGGCGGTCTTTCGGGAGGTCGCCGAGGAGAGCGGGTTGGGCGCGGTCGGCCCGACCCGGCACCTGACGACCGACGTCTGGACCCGCCGGCGGTCCCCGCCCAAGCGGTACGTCCGTCACTTCTTCCACGCGAGCGTCCACGAACCGCGCGACAGCTGGACCCACACCGTCACCAGCGAGGGCGAGGAGCGGGGGTTGGAGTTCGAGTTCTCGTGGGTCGACCTGCCCGCCTCGGAGGAGTTCGCCCTGGAACTCGACGATTACGTCCACCTGCTCGGGGCCACCGCGTGA